In the Setaria italica strain Yugu1 chromosome VI, Setaria_italica_v2.0, whole genome shotgun sequence genome, one interval contains:
- the LOC105914614 gene encoding ethylene-responsive transcription factor ERF015 codes for MGWVGVRERLWGGYAAEIRIPSSRKRIWIGRFQHAMQAALAYAAAMFLFYGRNLPKLRRYNFPAGPRPNFSEFVRRALTVANVKAIAEDHARRFWRFVPLPPPVIPAPPAAPAPPLQFSGAPDEDFVKLIREMDKDLVFSEI; via the exons ATGGGGTGGGTGGGCGTGCGGGAGCGGCTATGGGGCGGGTACGCGGCGGAGATCCGCATCCCGAGCAGCCGGAAGCGGATCTGGATCGGCCGGTTCCAGCACGCCATGCAGGCGGCGCTCGCGTACGCCGCCGCCATGTTCTTGTTCTACGGGAGGAACCTGCCGAAGCTCCGCCGCTACAACTTCCCGGCAGGGCCGCGCCCCAACTTCTCGGAGTTCGTGCGCAGAGCCCTCACCGTCGCCAACGTGAAGGCGATCGCGGAGGATCACGCCAGGAGGTTCTGGCGCTTCGTTCCACTTCCACCGCCCGTGATCCCTGCACCACCagcggcgccggcaccgcccttgcag TTCTCCGGCGCCCCCGACGAAGATTTCGTGAAGCTTATACGGGAGATGGACAAGGATCTCGTCTTCAGCGAGATCTGA
- the LOC101779924 gene encoding ethylene-responsive transcription factor ABI4-like has translation MASSAANGSSGAAREQGRARLAAGGGGLHRDMGWVGVRKRLWGGYAAEIRIPSSRKRVWIGRFQHAMQAALAYDAAMFLFYGKTLPKLRRYNFPEAPRPSFPEFVRRALTVANVKAIAEEHARSVGRFAPLPPPVIPAPPAPLHVAEAAGGAAAAGAGVAVEAAAAGAGVAVDIAPAAGVGATTTAADRRINDEIYIDADILTGADCQFSGAPVPDEDFVRLMDMDVDLIFGDI, from the coding sequence atggcgtccTCGGCGGCGAACGGCAGCAGCGGGGCGGCGAGGGAGCAGGGGCGTGCTCGtttggcggcgggcggtggcgggctTCACCGGGACATGGGGTGGGTCGGCGTGCGGAAGCGCCTCTGGGGCGGGTACGCGGCGGAGATCCGCATCCCGAGCAGCCGCAAGCGCGTCTGGATCGGCAGGTTCCAGCACGCCATGCAGGCGGCGCTCGCCTACGACGCCGCCATGTTCCTCTTCTACGGCAAGACGCTGCCGAAGCTCCGCCGGTACAACTTCCCGGAGGCGCCGCGCCCCAGCTTCCCCGAGTTCGTGCGAAGAGCCCTCACCGTCGCCAACGTGAAGGCGATCGCGGAGGAGCACGCCCGGAGCGTCGGCCGCTTCGCCCCGCTTCCACCGCCCGTGATCCCTGCACCACCGGCGCCCCTGCATGTGGCGGAGGCTGCTGGtggcgctgctgccgccggcgcagGGGTCGCTGTTGAAGCTGCTGCCGCTGGCGCGGGGGTTGCTGTTGATATTGCTCCCGCAGCCGGCGTAGGAGCAACAACTACCGCCGCGGATAGGCGTATCAACGacgagatctacatcgatgcaGACATCCTGACTGGTGCTGACTGCCAGTTCTCCGGCGCTCCAGTCCCTGATGAGGATTTCGTCAGGTTGATGGACATGGACGTGGACCTGATATTTGGCGATATCTGA
- the LOC111257729 gene encoding uncharacterized protein LOC111257729 gives MASSSSTSLQLGQVSKKLTRDNYVLWKAQFLPAFRGAQLLGILEGKVPAPSPILEVLLDGKKKVSNPEYDSWVSKDQQFLSYLLNSITREVLAGVATTTTSTEAWKVLEVMFVEQSRARVTNLQMQLATLKGSLTMAAYFNKMQNIKDELAAAGKSIGDEEIYTHN, from the exons atggcatcctcctcctccacgtcgcTGCAACTCGGACAAGTATCCAAGAAACTCACACGGGACAATTATGTCCTGTGGAAGGCGCAGTTCCTCCCTGCTTTTCGTGGGGCCCAGCTCCTTGGGATCCTTGAGGGGAAGGTTCCTGCACCAAGTCCAATCCTAGAGGTACTGCTGGACGGCAAGAAGAAAGTCTCCAACCCCGAGTACGATTCGTGGGTGAGCAAAGATCAACAGTTCCTCAGCTATCTGCTGAATTCCATCACCCGAGAGGTGCTGGCAGGAGTAGCGACCACGACAACCTCCACTGAAGCATGGAAGGTGCTGGAGGTTATGTTCGTGGAGCAATCTAGAGCACGGGTCACCAATCTGCAAATGCAACTGGCTACCTTGAAGGGTAGCCTGACGATGGCTGCCTACTTCAATAAGATGCAGAACATCAAGGATGAACTCGCCGCCGCTGGAAAATCCATTGGCGACGAAGAG ATCTATACTCACAATTGA
- the LOC101762757 gene encoding ranBP2-type zinc finger protein At1g67325 isoform X3 — MSSQVDSRSQSAGKRARTDGSRREDDWVCPSCKNVNFAFRTTCNMRNCNQSRPADHTKAMQKPMQTPPHYAASGGYMGPGTPPSMYLGGGAPPYGSSMFNGPAMPPRYGIPQFHGSSAYPYGYGGRIPIGSPYGPMQMAGPPPYSGGSMMGAGGMYGMPMDRYGLIPASPGAMGTRAGSYSDEGSQKKPAGAGRDNDWECPNCHNINFAFRTVCNMRKCNTPRPENQGSKPDGSRGSKQKMPEGSWKCEQCNNINYPFRTKCNRPQCGAEKPLQTNSTNDSVTDQDNQ; from the exons ATGTCCTCTCAG GTCGATAGCCGCAGCCAGTCCGCTGGGAAGCGCGCGCGCACCGACG GCAGCCGGCGTGAGGACGACTGGGTTTGCCCCAGCTGCAAGAACGTCAACTTCGCCTTCCGCACCACTTGCAACATGCGCAACTGCAACCAGTCCAGGCCAGCAGATCACACG AAGGCCATGCAGAAGCCTATGCAGACTCCGCCCCACTACGCCGCGTCTGGGGGTTACATGGGCCCAGGGACGCCGCCGTCGATGTACCTTGGTGGGGGTGCTCCCCCATATGGCTCCTCCATGTTTAATGGGCCTGCAATGCCGCCGCGCTATGGTATTCCTCAGTTCCATGGGAGTTCTGCGTATCCATATGGATATGGTGGTCGCATACCGATTGGTAGCCCCTATGGGCCGATGCAAATGGCCGGGCCACCTCCATATTCTGGTGGATCTATGATGGGAGCAG GTGGAATGTATGGAATGCCCATGGACAGATATGGCTTAATTCCTGCTAGTCCTGGTGCAATG GGTACAAGGGCTGGCTCATATTCTGATGAAGGTTCCCAGAAGAAGCCTGCAG GAGCTGGCCGTGATAATGATTGGGAGTGTCCAAATTGCCATAACATCAACTTTGCCTTTCGCACAGTCTGTAATATGAGAAAGTGCAACACACCAAGACCAGAAAACCAG GGATCTAAACCTGATGGTTCAAGAGGCTCAA AACAAAAGATGCCAGAGGGCAGTTGGAAGTGCGAGCAGTGCAATAACATAAACTATCCTTTCCGAACAAAATGCAATCGTCCTCAATGTGGAGCAGAGAAGCCACTGCAGACGAACAGTACAAATGATTCAGTGACAGATCAGGACAATCAG TGA
- the LOC101778314 gene encoding ethylene-responsive transcription factor ERF011, translating to MATLAANGGGGGARPGVAPGRQKQSEWTGVRPRQGGRWAAEIRVPNTREKLWIGTFESPRLAALAYDAAVFCFYGERLPKTRRLNFPVAPTPELPGIVRARLTVGNVKAIAEQHARTVDALLPPPGFAAAAPLVVAAAAPVEAAPATYHGVPTAMADNNLVAGAADDSQFSFDADVIAGLMGLVPGEY from the coding sequence ATGGCGACGCTGGCGGCgaacggaggcggcggtggtgcgcgCCCGGGCGTGGCGCCCGGGAGGCAGAAGCAGTCGGAGTGGACCGGGGTGCGGCCCCGGCAGGGGggccggtgggcggcggagaTCCGCGTGCCCAACACCCGCGAGAAGCTGTGGATCGGCACGTTCGAGAGCCCCCGCCTGGCGGCGCTCGCCTACGACGCCGCCGTCTTCTGCTTCTACGGCGAGCGCCTGCCCAAGACCCGCAGGCTCAACTTCCCCGTCGCGCCGACCCCAGAACTCCCCGGCATCGTGCGCGCCCGCCTCACCGTCGGCAACGTGAAGGCCATCGCCGAGCAGCACGCCCGCACCGTCGACGCCCTCCTTCCGCCGCCGGGGTTCGCCGCGGCTGCACctctggtggtggcggcggcggcgccggtggaggcCGCGCCTGCTACTTACCATGGCGTCCCGACCGCCATGGCTGATAACAACCTCGTGGCAGGTGCTGCTGATGACAGCCAATTCTCCTTCGACGCCGACGTGATCGCCGGTCTGATGGGCCTTGTCCCCGGCGAGTACTGA
- the LOC101778710 gene encoding ethylene-responsive transcription factor ERF018: MVRREQAQRVGVQHHSAAAARQQKRSGWTGVRLRPWGRWAAEIRVPYTREKVWIGVFDTDKEAALAYDAAIFCFYGEDLPRRRRFNLPAVPHPDIAEDVRHQLSVTDIKDIAKKHARDALQEEEEEAAAAGPSAGADADAPANTYQGHNPNDMDVDLSL; the protein is encoded by the coding sequence ATGGTGAGGAGGGAGCAGGCCCAGCGCGTTGGTGTGCAGCACCACTCGGCTGCGGCTGCGAGGCAGCAGAAGCGCTCGGGGTGGACCGGCGTGCGGTTGCGGCCGTGGGGCCGATGGGCGGCGGAGATCCGCGTGCCGTACACCCGCGAGAAGGTCTGGATTGGCGTGTTCGACACCGACAAGGAGGCGGCGCTCGCCTACGACGCCGCTATCTTCTGCTTCTACGGCGAGGACCTGCCGAGGAGGCGCAGGTTCAACTTGCCCGCCGTGCCCCACCCGGACATCGCCGAGGACGTGCGTCACCAGCTCAGCGTCACCGACATCAAGGACATCGCCAAGAAGCACGCTCGCGACGCactgcaggaggaggaggaagaggcggcggcggctggtccTTCTGCCGGCGCTGATGCAGATGCGCCTGCTAACACTTACCAAGGGCACAACCCAAACGACATGGATGTCGATCTCAGCCTCTAA
- the LOC101762757 gene encoding ranBP2-type zinc finger protein At1g67325 isoform X1 produces the protein MSSQVDSRSQSAGKRARTDGSRREDDWVCPSCKNVNFAFRTTCNMRNCNQSRPADHTKAMQKPMQTPPHYAASGGYMGPGTPPSMYLGGGAPPYGSSMFNGPAMPPRYGIPQFHGSSAYPYGYGGRIPIGSPYGPMQMAGPPPYSGGSMMGAGGMYGMPMDRYGLIPASPGAMGTRAGSYSDEGSQKKPAGAGRDNDWECPNCHNINFAFRTVCNMRKCNTPRPENQGSKPDGSRGSKQKMPEGSWKCEQCNNINYPFRTKCNRPQCGAEKPLQTNSTNDSVTDQDNQFLSCNITKLLSKLRLLHEFQDNSEQTQTDLPGHAAGGVPTSSLALRMAALSELQNITN, from the exons ATGTCCTCTCAG GTCGATAGCCGCAGCCAGTCCGCTGGGAAGCGCGCGCGCACCGACG GCAGCCGGCGTGAGGACGACTGGGTTTGCCCCAGCTGCAAGAACGTCAACTTCGCCTTCCGCACCACTTGCAACATGCGCAACTGCAACCAGTCCAGGCCAGCAGATCACACG AAGGCCATGCAGAAGCCTATGCAGACTCCGCCCCACTACGCCGCGTCTGGGGGTTACATGGGCCCAGGGACGCCGCCGTCGATGTACCTTGGTGGGGGTGCTCCCCCATATGGCTCCTCCATGTTTAATGGGCCTGCAATGCCGCCGCGCTATGGTATTCCTCAGTTCCATGGGAGTTCTGCGTATCCATATGGATATGGTGGTCGCATACCGATTGGTAGCCCCTATGGGCCGATGCAAATGGCCGGGCCACCTCCATATTCTGGTGGATCTATGATGGGAGCAG GTGGAATGTATGGAATGCCCATGGACAGATATGGCTTAATTCCTGCTAGTCCTGGTGCAATG GGTACAAGGGCTGGCTCATATTCTGATGAAGGTTCCCAGAAGAAGCCTGCAG GAGCTGGCCGTGATAATGATTGGGAGTGTCCAAATTGCCATAACATCAACTTTGCCTTTCGCACAGTCTGTAATATGAGAAAGTGCAACACACCAAGACCAGAAAACCAG GGATCTAAACCTGATGGTTCAAGAGGCTCAA AACAAAAGATGCCAGAGGGCAGTTGGAAGTGCGAGCAGTGCAATAACATAAACTATCCTTTCCGAACAAAATGCAATCGTCCTCAATGTGGAGCAGAGAAGCCACTGCAGACGAACAGTACAAATGATTCAGTGACAGATCAGGACAATCAG TTTTTGTCATGTAACATTACGAAGCTTTTATCAAAGCTGCGACTTCTGCATGAATTTCAAGACAACAGTGAACAGACACAGACGGATCTGCCTGGTCATGCGGCTGGAGGAGTGCCGACGAGTTCTCTTGCGTTGCGGATGGCAGCACTCAGTGAGTTGCAGAACATTACAAACTGA
- the LOC101763435 gene encoding uncharacterized protein LOC101763435 produces the protein MDSDEEEQGSSPASESEPECAPLLMPPPPPRAPSSQPPLLLNPAYARCKSVIHDELRSFRVFLQWCALDHSTRAGRAASYAAFLVLALLVPASISLSLRADASLSPVSASAITFNRVSQVPATGLAVISFVTLAAFFRRLGGLRQLLFLDGALRDDSPYVRRGYARELDRAFRLLAALLLPSLCVEAAHKAVFYFCTVRVDPPAALGAVLPPLLLPRVPWRAVALVATVASWVYRTGVFLLVCVLFRLTCELQILRFEGIHHMFDVEARAAAAEIFAEHRRIRTQLLATSHRYRVFIICCLVTITVSQLGALLVALSSRDEKSFSNTGDLLVGSAVQLSGFFMCLFGAARITHRAQRIVSIASQWHVSLVAMHHGSKSSPASTSASDVDASRVSGSSAAVSSQAEPGAACSYKSRQALVTYLRHNGGGITLFGFTLDRGLLHTIFVFEMTLVLWILSKVVVLE, from the exons ATGGActccgacgaggaggagcagggctcgtcgccggcgtcggagTCGGAGCCGGAGTGCGCGCCGCTgctgatgccgccgccgccgccccgggcgCCGTCGTCGCAGCCGCCGCTGCTTCTGAACCCGGCGTACGCGCGGTGCAAGTCGGTGATCCACGACGAGCTCCGCAGCTTCCGGGTGTTCCTGCAGTGGTGCGCGCTCGACCACTCCACCCGCGCCGGGCGCGCCGCCTCGTACGCGGCGTTCCTGGTGCTGGCGCTCCTCGTGCCCGCCTCCATCTCGCTCTCGCTCCGCGCCGACGCCTCCCTGTCCCCGGTCTCCGCGTCCGCCATCACCTTCAACCGCGTCTCCCAGGTGCCCGCCACGGGGCTCGCCGTCATATCCTTCGTCACGCTGGCCGCCTTCTTCCGCCGCCTGGGCGGGCTCCGGCAGCTCCTCTTCCTCGACGGCGCGCTCCGCGACGACTCCCCCTACGTCCGCCGCGGCTACGCCCGGGAGCTGGACCGCGCGTTCCGCCTCCTggcggcgctcctcctcccgtcccTCTGCGTGGAGGCGGCGCACAAGGCCGTCTTCTACTTCTGCACCGTCCGTGTGGATCCCCCCGCGGCGCTGGGCGCGGTgctcccgccgctgctcctgccGCGTGTCCCATGGCGCGCGGTGGCGCTGGTCGCGACGGTGGCGTCGTGGGTGTACCGCACGGGGGTGTTCCTGCTGGTGTGCGTGCTGTTCCGCCTCACCTGCGAGCTCCAGATCCTGCGCTTCGAGGGCATCCACCACATGTTCGACGTcgaggcgcgcgccgccgccgccgagatcTTCGCCGAGCACAGACGCATCCGGACGCAGCTGCTGGCCACCAGCCACCGGTACCGGGTGTTCATCATCTGCTGCCTCGTCACCATCACCGTCAGCCAGCTCGGAGCGCTCCTCGTCGCGCTCTCCTCCAGGGACGAAAAGAGCTTCTCCAACACCGGCGACCTCCTCGTCGGCTCGGCGGTGCAGCTGAGCGGCTTCTTCATGTGCCTGTTCGGCGCCGCCAGGATCACGCACAGGGCGCAGAGGATCGTGTCCATCGCCAGCCAGTGGCACGTGAGCTTGGTGGCCATGCACCACGGCAGCAAGTCTTCGCCGGCCAGCACGTCGGCGAGCGACGTCGACGCGTCCCGCGTCtccggctcgtcggcggccgtGTCGTCTCAAGCGGAGCCCGGCGCGGCGTGCTCGTACAAGAGCAGACAAGCACTCG TGACGTACCTGCGCCACAACGGCGGCGGGATCACCCTGTTCGGCTTCACGCTCGACCGGGGGCTCCTCCACACCATCTTCGTCTTCGAGATGACTCTGGTGCTATGGATCCTCAGCAAAGTTGTGGTCCTCGAGTAG
- the LOC101762757 gene encoding ranBP2-type zinc finger protein At1g67325 isoform X2, which translates to MSSQVDSRSQSAGKRARTDGSRREDDWVCPSCKNVNFAFRTTCNMRNCNQSRPADHTAMQKPMQTPPHYAASGGYMGPGTPPSMYLGGGAPPYGSSMFNGPAMPPRYGIPQFHGSSAYPYGYGGRIPIGSPYGPMQMAGPPPYSGGSMMGAGGMYGMPMDRYGLIPASPGAMGTRAGSYSDEGSQKKPAGAGRDNDWECPNCHNINFAFRTVCNMRKCNTPRPENQGSKPDGSRGSKQKMPEGSWKCEQCNNINYPFRTKCNRPQCGAEKPLQTNSTNDSVTDQDNQFLSCNITKLLSKLRLLHEFQDNSEQTQTDLPGHAAGGVPTSSLALRMAALSELQNITN; encoded by the exons ATGTCCTCTCAG GTCGATAGCCGCAGCCAGTCCGCTGGGAAGCGCGCGCGCACCGACG GCAGCCGGCGTGAGGACGACTGGGTTTGCCCCAGCTGCAAGAACGTCAACTTCGCCTTCCGCACCACTTGCAACATGCGCAACTGCAACCAGTCCAGGCCAGCAGATCACACG GCCATGCAGAAGCCTATGCAGACTCCGCCCCACTACGCCGCGTCTGGGGGTTACATGGGCCCAGGGACGCCGCCGTCGATGTACCTTGGTGGGGGTGCTCCCCCATATGGCTCCTCCATGTTTAATGGGCCTGCAATGCCGCCGCGCTATGGTATTCCTCAGTTCCATGGGAGTTCTGCGTATCCATATGGATATGGTGGTCGCATACCGATTGGTAGCCCCTATGGGCCGATGCAAATGGCCGGGCCACCTCCATATTCTGGTGGATCTATGATGGGAGCAG GTGGAATGTATGGAATGCCCATGGACAGATATGGCTTAATTCCTGCTAGTCCTGGTGCAATG GGTACAAGGGCTGGCTCATATTCTGATGAAGGTTCCCAGAAGAAGCCTGCAG GAGCTGGCCGTGATAATGATTGGGAGTGTCCAAATTGCCATAACATCAACTTTGCCTTTCGCACAGTCTGTAATATGAGAAAGTGCAACACACCAAGACCAGAAAACCAG GGATCTAAACCTGATGGTTCAAGAGGCTCAA AACAAAAGATGCCAGAGGGCAGTTGGAAGTGCGAGCAGTGCAATAACATAAACTATCCTTTCCGAACAAAATGCAATCGTCCTCAATGTGGAGCAGAGAAGCCACTGCAGACGAACAGTACAAATGATTCAGTGACAGATCAGGACAATCAG TTTTTGTCATGTAACATTACGAAGCTTTTATCAAAGCTGCGACTTCTGCATGAATTTCAAGACAACAGTGAACAGACACAGACGGATCTGCCTGGTCATGCGGCTGGAGGAGTGCCGACGAGTTCTCTTGCGTTGCGGATGGCAGCACTCAGTGAGTTGCAGAACATTACAAACTGA